In a single window of the Terrirubrum flagellatum genome:
- a CDS encoding AbrB family transcriptional regulator produces MRKSAERLLASLRPISHSFVELIPAIICAFLGGLLFFQLDLPAPWISGSMLGAMMSALIRPMPEMHPRLRDVAFLMTGTSMGAGVTPETVALLGKVPLSFLVLAISIVAIIYFSSLWLTKVHGWTREDAMLAAAPGALSTALAIAAARGGDVLGVAVVQTTRLFILVALLPGLIAWIEGGQGSSLLALTQMSWGTLVLMLVGGAICGYALNKLKITAAAMLGAALFGAFLHGGGYVSGYTPMPIAIGGFVLVGVMIATRTRGLSWKAVFDYAAASAASFIIGGIVAGLCALAASWLINISIGATLLAFAPGGVEAMTLLAMSLAYDPLYVVAHHIARFMSIGLCIPIWFRLTDKELRKS; encoded by the coding sequence GTGAGGAAGTCGGCCGAACGCCTGCTGGCGTCGCTGCGGCCCATCTCGCACTCCTTCGTCGAACTGATCCCGGCCATCATCTGCGCCTTTCTCGGCGGGCTTCTTTTCTTCCAGCTCGATCTGCCGGCGCCCTGGATTTCAGGCAGCATGCTCGGCGCGATGATGTCGGCGCTGATCCGGCCGATGCCCGAGATGCATCCGCGCCTGCGCGATGTCGCGTTCTTGATGACCGGGACGTCGATGGGCGCCGGCGTCACGCCCGAGACGGTCGCGCTGCTCGGCAAGGTGCCGCTGAGTTTCCTCGTGCTCGCGATCAGTATTGTTGCGATCATCTACTTCTCGTCGCTCTGGCTGACGAAGGTCCATGGCTGGACGCGCGAGGATGCGATGCTTGCCGCGGCGCCTGGCGCACTGTCGACGGCGCTCGCGATCGCCGCCGCCCGCGGCGGCGACGTGCTCGGCGTCGCCGTCGTGCAGACGACGCGCCTGTTCATTCTGGTGGCGCTGCTGCCGGGGCTGATCGCCTGGATCGAGGGTGGGCAAGGCTCGTCGCTATTGGCTCTGACGCAGATGAGCTGGGGGACGCTTGTCCTCATGCTCGTCGGCGGCGCCATCTGCGGCTATGCCCTGAACAAGCTGAAGATCACGGCCGCGGCGATGCTGGGCGCCGCTCTGTTCGGCGCCTTCCTGCATGGCGGCGGATATGTCAGCGGCTACACGCCGATGCCGATCGCGATTGGCGGCTTCGTGCTCGTCGGCGTCATGATCGCGACGCGCACGCGCGGCCTGTCGTGGAAGGCCGTGTTCGACTACGCCGCCGCCAGCGCCGCCAGCTTTATCATCGGCGGGATCGTGGCGGGTCTATGCGCGCTCGCCGCGAGCTGGCTGATCAATATCAGCATCGGCGCGACCTTGCTCGCCTTCGCGCCGGGCGGCGTTGAGGCGATGACGCTGCTCGCCATGTCACTCGCCTATGATCCCCTTTATGTGGTCGCGCACCATATCGCGCGCTTCATGTCGATCGGTCTGTGCATTCCGATCTGGTTCCGCCTGACCGACAAAGAGTTGCGCAAGTCCTAG
- a CDS encoding pyridoxal phosphate-dependent aminotransferase — protein MSLAAVKTPSDPLIESLRAEAREAPPSGIVEVRDYGWGREGLIPLWVGEGDLPTPSFISETATRALAAGETFYTYQRGIPELRQALADYHTRVYGGSFSPERFFVTGGGMQAVQIALRMVAGAGDEVLLPTPAWPNFRAAMELNGAKAVPVKMELKDRAWTLDLDRLAAAVTPRTRALFINSPANPTGWTATRDELAQILALARKHGLWIIADEIYGRFVFDGSARAPSFHDVMAEDDRIIFVQTFSKNWAMTGWRIGWLETSPKLGAVVENLIQYSTSGVATFMQRAAITALERGESFLEHQIARARTNRDLLENGLGSSNRISFARTNGAFYFFFSVAGFEDSMTLAKELIDKAGVGLAPGSAFGPGAEKYLRLCFARRSDHIEETVRRIAGFLT, from the coding sequence ATGTCTCTTGCGGCCGTCAAAACGCCTTCCGACCCCTTGATCGAATCGCTGCGCGCCGAAGCGCGTGAAGCGCCGCCGAGCGGCATCGTTGAGGTGCGCGACTATGGCTGGGGCCGCGAAGGTCTGATCCCGCTTTGGGTCGGCGAAGGCGATCTGCCGACGCCCTCCTTCATTTCGGAGACGGCGACGCGGGCGCTCGCGGCCGGCGAGACCTTCTACACCTATCAGCGTGGCATTCCTGAACTGCGGCAGGCGCTCGCGGATTATCACACGCGCGTTTATGGCGGATCGTTCTCGCCGGAGCGCTTCTTCGTCACCGGCGGCGGCATGCAGGCGGTGCAGATCGCCCTCCGGATGGTCGCTGGCGCGGGCGACGAGGTTCTGCTGCCGACGCCCGCCTGGCCGAATTTCCGCGCCGCCATGGAGCTCAATGGCGCCAAGGCCGTGCCGGTGAAAATGGAATTGAAGGATCGCGCCTGGACGCTCGATCTCGATCGCCTCGCCGCCGCGGTCACGCCGCGCACACGCGCGCTCTTCATCAATTCGCCGGCGAATCCCACCGGCTGGACGGCCACGCGCGACGAACTCGCGCAAATTCTCGCCCTCGCCCGCAAGCATGGTCTCTGGATCATCGCCGATGAGATCTATGGCCGCTTCGTCTTCGACGGCTCGGCGCGCGCGCCTTCGTTCCACGATGTCATGGCTGAGGACGACAGGATCATCTTCGTCCAGACCTTCTCGAAGAATTGGGCGATGACGGGCTGGCGCATCGGTTGGCTCGAAACGTCGCCGAAGCTCGGCGCGGTCGTCGAAAATCTCATCCAGTATTCGACCTCGGGCGTCGCCACGTTCATGCAGCGCGCGGCGATCACGGCGCTGGAGCGCGGTGAGAGTTTCCTCGAACATCAGATCGCGCGCGCCAGAACCAATCGCGATCTGCTCGAAAACGGCTTGGGCTCGTCGAACCGGATTTCCTTCGCGCGCACCAACGGCGCTTTCTATTTCTTCTTCAGCGTCGCGGGCTTCGAGGATTCGATGACGCTGGCGAAGGAGCTGATCGACAAGGCCGGCGTCGGCCTTGCGCCGGGTTCTGCGTTTGGGCCTGGCGCCGAAAAATATCTCCGGCTCTGCTTTGCGCGCCGGAGCGATCATATCGAGGAGACGGTGCGGCGCATCGCCGGCTTCCTCACGTGA
- the mscL gene encoding large conductance mechanosensitive channel protein MscL, whose amino-acid sequence MLKEFRDFAMKGNVVDLAIGVIIGAAFGKIVESMVGDIIMPIISLPGSVDFTNMYIVLKGTVAAGTSLAEAKKQAVVLGWGNFVTLAINFIIVAFALFWVVKTMNRIKKEEPKAPPAPPEPTAEEKLLTEIRDLLKK is encoded by the coding sequence ATGCTGAAGGAGTTCAGAGACTTCGCAATGAAGGGCAATGTCGTCGATCTCGCCATCGGCGTGATCATCGGCGCCGCTTTCGGCAAGATCGTCGAATCCATGGTCGGCGACATCATCATGCCGATCATCTCGCTGCCTGGCAGCGTCGACTTCACCAACATGTACATCGTGCTGAAGGGAACCGTCGCCGCCGGCACGAGCCTCGCGGAAGCGAAAAAGCAAGCTGTCGTGCTCGGCTGGGGCAACTTCGTCACGCTGGCGATCAATTTCATCATTGTCGCCTTTGCGCTGTTCTGGGTGGTCAAGACCATGAACAGGATCAAGAAGGAGGAGCCGAAGGCGCCGCCCGCCCCGCCGGAGCCGACTGCGGAAGAGAAGCTGCTGACCGAAATCCGCGACCTCCTGAAGAAGTAG
- a CDS encoding PAS domain-containing hybrid sensor histidine kinase/response regulator has protein sequence MIAGWAVILVALTYLSALFAVAHFGDTSGRRLFNGPARGSIYALAIGVYCTSWTFYGSVGLASRQGLNFLGVYVGPILVFTFGSGLLRRIVTLAKAQNSTSVADFIGARYGKSERVAAIVCLLLVIGTVPYIALQLKAISASLATILEAVDGHGYRNAPLPFGDLALFTALLLAFFTMLFGTRHIDATEHQDGLVIAIATESIVKLLAFLAVGVLIVFFVYDGFGDLISKGAPPIDLTSLIARTPSTSSWLSITLISTCAALLLPRQFHTAVVENRDPADVDRAAWAFPLYLVAINIFVVPLALAGLHYFPDGAIDRDMTVLALPLATSHSGFALIAFVGGFSAATAMVIVECVALAIMVSNHVVLPLWLRRGLIFGVVDREAQRSSAGDLGALVLIARRGAIVIVLLLGYIYYRTAGENELASIGLTSFAAVAQIAPAFIGALFWRRATSTGATAGMVVGLLIWSYTLLLPNFASVNPTISAIIESGPFGIAALKPTALLPLDVDTLTHGVIISLSFNTLFFVAGSLTRPATSLERAQANLFVGPDGAPITQGFRLRRAAITMGELQTAIARYLGEDRTKGAFEAYALERGLPPDPRVGADPHMMQFGERLLASAIGAASSRLVLSLLLRRRTSSGQGAMKLLDEASAAIEYNRDILQNALDHARQGITVFDRDMRLMCWNREFGAIFDLPPDMVRVGVGLDEIVAHNAARGVYGEGSPPEIAARRFDRFIHTAEPDRLKIYPSGRVIEIRSSKLPDGGMVATYTDISDRVEAEEALASANETLEGRVRDRTEELMRVNAELERAKGEAEEANRSKTRFLAAASHDILQPLNAARLFATSLVERDRQAGDAGLADNVDASLEAVEDIISALLEISRLDAGAMKAELSGFRLDELTRQLEREFAPLAAEKGIKLRFVHSSASVRSDRRLARRLLQNLISNAIKYTPRGGVLIGCRRGRGRIRVEVRDTGLGIPAAKQKTIFREFQRLDEGARAARGLGLGLSIVERIGRVLNAPVRVRSAVGRGSVFFFELPLTKSLPAATTASFAPPRALAPLSGMTVLAIDNEPAILEGMRALLEGWGCAVITASGSKDAASALKEPHAPLNALIVDYHLDDENGVDVAMRLRWREGRGLPVVMLTADRSPEVRDLAIEKGIHVLQKPLRPAALRALLAQWQATQAAAE, from the coding sequence ATGATCGCCGGCTGGGCGGTCATTCTGGTCGCCCTCACCTATCTGAGCGCTCTGTTCGCCGTTGCGCATTTCGGCGACACCTCCGGCCGGCGTCTGTTCAACGGTCCGGCGCGCGGCTCGATCTACGCGCTCGCCATCGGCGTCTATTGCACCTCCTGGACCTTCTATGGCTCGGTCGGGCTCGCTTCGCGTCAGGGGCTCAATTTCCTCGGCGTCTATGTCGGGCCGATTCTCGTCTTCACCTTCGGCTCCGGACTTCTGCGACGCATCGTGACGCTTGCGAAAGCGCAGAACTCGACCTCGGTCGCGGACTTCATCGGCGCGCGCTATGGCAAGAGCGAGCGCGTGGCGGCGATCGTCTGCCTGCTGCTCGTCATCGGGACGGTTCCCTATATCGCGCTGCAGCTCAAGGCGATCTCGGCGTCGCTCGCGACCATTCTCGAGGCCGTCGACGGCCACGGCTATCGCAATGCGCCGCTGCCGTTCGGCGATCTCGCGCTGTTCACGGCGCTGTTGCTCGCCTTCTTCACCATGCTGTTCGGCACGCGCCATATCGACGCGACCGAACATCAGGACGGGCTCGTCATCGCAATCGCGACGGAGTCGATCGTCAAGCTGCTCGCTTTCCTCGCCGTCGGCGTACTGATCGTCTTCTTCGTCTATGACGGCTTCGGCGATCTGATCTCCAAGGGCGCGCCGCCAATCGATCTGACGAGCCTGATCGCACGCACGCCAAGCACGTCGTCCTGGCTGTCGATCACGCTGATCTCGACCTGCGCCGCGCTGCTGCTGCCGCGTCAATTCCACACCGCAGTCGTCGAGAACCGAGACCCCGCCGATGTCGATCGCGCCGCCTGGGCGTTTCCTCTCTATCTCGTCGCCATCAACATCTTCGTCGTGCCGCTGGCGCTTGCTGGATTGCATTATTTCCCCGATGGCGCGATCGACCGCGACATGACGGTGCTCGCTTTGCCGTTGGCGACAAGCCATAGCGGTTTCGCGCTGATCGCCTTTGTCGGCGGCTTCTCGGCCGCAACCGCGATGGTGATCGTGGAATGCGTGGCGCTCGCGATCATGGTCTCGAACCATGTGGTGCTGCCGCTCTGGCTGCGGCGAGGCCTGATCTTCGGCGTCGTCGACCGTGAAGCGCAACGCTCGTCCGCCGGCGATCTTGGCGCGCTCGTGCTCATCGCGCGACGCGGCGCCATCGTGATCGTGCTGCTGCTCGGCTATATCTATTATCGCACGGCCGGCGAAAACGAGCTCGCCTCGATCGGCCTCACCTCGTTCGCCGCCGTCGCGCAGATCGCGCCGGCGTTCATCGGGGCGCTGTTCTGGCGACGCGCGACATCGACCGGCGCCACCGCCGGCATGGTCGTCGGTCTTCTGATCTGGAGCTATACGCTGCTTCTGCCGAATTTCGCGTCCGTCAATCCGACGATCAGCGCGATCATCGAATCAGGTCCTTTTGGAATCGCGGCCCTCAAGCCGACGGCGCTTCTGCCGCTCGATGTCGACACGCTGACCCATGGCGTGATCATCAGCCTGTCGTTCAATACCCTGTTCTTCGTAGCAGGCTCGCTGACGCGGCCAGCGACATCGCTCGAACGGGCGCAAGCGAATCTGTTCGTCGGGCCCGACGGCGCGCCGATCACGCAAGGCTTCCGCCTCAGGCGCGCTGCGATCACCATGGGCGAATTGCAGACGGCGATCGCGCGCTATCTTGGCGAGGATCGCACGAAAGGCGCCTTCGAAGCCTATGCGCTCGAACGCGGCTTGCCGCCAGACCCTCGCGTCGGCGCCGATCCGCACATGATGCAGTTCGGCGAAAGGCTGCTTGCGTCTGCGATCGGCGCGGCGTCATCGCGGCTCGTGCTTTCTCTCCTGTTGCGGCGACGCACGTCGTCGGGGCAGGGGGCGATGAAGCTGCTCGACGAAGCCAGCGCCGCGATCGAATACAACAGGGACATCTTGCAGAACGCGCTCGATCATGCGCGCCAGGGCATCACGGTGTTCGACCGCGACATGCGGCTGATGTGCTGGAATCGCGAATTCGGCGCGATCTTCGACCTGCCGCCTGACATGGTTCGAGTCGGCGTCGGGCTCGACGAGATCGTCGCGCACAATGCGGCGCGCGGAGTCTATGGCGAGGGCTCGCCGCCGGAAATCGCGGCGCGACGCTTCGATCGTTTTATTCACACGGCGGAGCCCGATCGCCTGAAGATATATCCCAGCGGGCGCGTCATCGAGATCCGCTCCAGCAAGCTGCCCGATGGCGGCATGGTGGCGACCTATACCGACATTTCCGACCGCGTGGAGGCGGAGGAGGCGCTCGCCTCTGCGAATGAAACGCTGGAAGGACGCGTTCGTGACCGCACCGAGGAGCTGATGCGGGTCAACGCCGAGCTCGAGCGCGCCAAGGGCGAAGCCGAGGAAGCCAATCGCTCGAAGACTCGCTTTCTTGCAGCCGCGAGCCACGACATCCTGCAACCGCTCAACGCCGCGCGTCTGTTCGCGACGTCGCTGGTGGAGCGAGATCGCCAGGCGGGGGATGCAGGGCTTGCCGACAATGTCGATGCGTCGCTGGAGGCGGTCGAGGACATCATTTCGGCGCTGCTCGAAATTTCGCGGCTCGACGCCGGCGCGATGAAGGCTGAACTGTCGGGCTTTCGTCTCGACGAACTTACGCGTCAGCTTGAGCGTGAATTTGCGCCGCTCGCGGCGGAGAAAGGCATCAAGCTGCGCTTCGTGCATTCCTCCGCATCGGTGCGCAGCGATCGCAGGCTGGCGCGGCGGCTTCTGCAAAATCTCATCTCCAACGCGATCAAATACACGCCGCGAGGCGGCGTGCTGATCGGCTGCCGGCGCGGGCGCGGGCGCATTCGCGTCGAGGTGCGGGATACGGGCCTGGGCATTCCCGCCGCAAAACAGAAGACGATCTTCCGCGAATTCCAGCGGCTTGACGAAGGCGCGCGCGCGGCGCGCGGACTTGGGCTCGGCCTCTCCATCGTGGAGCGCATCGGCCGCGTGCTCAATGCGCCGGTGCGCGTGCGGTCCGCCGTCGGGCGCGGCTCGGTGTTTTTCTTCGAATTGCCTCTGACGAAATCGCTGCCGGCCGCAACGACGGCGAGCTTCGCGCCTCCGCGGGCGCTCGCGCCGCTCTCCGGCATGACCGTGCTCGCCATCGACAATGAGCCCGCCATTCTCGAAGGCATGCGCGCGCTGCTGGAAGGCTGGGGCTGCGCCGTGATCACCGCGAGCGGATCGAAGGACGCCGCGTCCGCATTGAAAGAGCCGCATGCGCCACTGAACGCGCTGATCGTCGATTATCATCTCGACGACGAGAACGGTGTCGACGTCGCGATGCGCCTGCGCTGGCGCGAGGGGCGCGGACTTCCCGTCGTCATGCTCACCGCCGATCGTTCGCCTGAAGTGCGCGATCTCGCGATCGAGAAAGGCATTCACGTATTGCAGAAGCCGCTGAGACCCGCTGCGCTGCGCGCGCTGCTGGCGCAATGGCAGGCGACCCAGGCGGCGGCCGAGTAA
- a CDS encoding LysR family transcriptional regulator: MLLRQFEYLVALAREKHFGRAAASVNVAQPSLSAGVRELEQELGVLIVERGHRFSGFTEDGERILERARRILAERDALRADVDQIKRGLTGLLRFGVIPTALPVTPQITAPFTARFPGATIRVLSLTSIDIQRGLDQFELDIALTYLDNEPLERVRPKPLYTENYLLLTPSDGPFRDRADVTWAEAADTPLCLLTPDMQNRRIVDSVFKSIGKNPRPAFETNSIINLCTQVGSGLWSSVVPRPLLEAIDPPAGVRALPLIQPEVGRLVGLVTPDRDPPSPLAAALFQSAPRPQFKMMAAL; this comes from the coding sequence ATGCTCCTGAGGCAGTTTGAATATCTCGTCGCGCTGGCGCGCGAGAAGCATTTCGGGCGCGCAGCGGCGAGCGTGAACGTGGCGCAGCCTTCGCTTTCGGCGGGGGTTCGGGAGCTTGAACAGGAGCTCGGCGTGCTCATCGTCGAGCGTGGGCATCGCTTCTCAGGCTTCACAGAGGATGGCGAGCGCATTCTCGAACGGGCGCGCCGCATTCTCGCCGAGCGTGATGCGCTGCGCGCGGATGTCGACCAGATCAAGCGCGGCCTGACGGGTCTTTTGCGCTTCGGCGTGATCCCGACCGCGCTGCCGGTGACGCCGCAAATCACCGCGCCTTTCACCGCGCGCTTCCCCGGCGCCACGATCCGCGTGCTGTCATTGACCTCGATCGATATCCAGCGCGGACTTGACCAATTCGAGCTCGATATCGCGCTCACCTATCTCGACAATGAGCCGCTGGAGCGCGTGCGCCCGAAGCCGCTCTACACCGAGAATTACTTGCTGCTGACTCCGTCGGACGGACCTTTCCGCGATCGCGCCGACGTCACATGGGCGGAGGCGGCCGATACGCCGCTCTGCCTGCTCACGCCCGACATGCAGAACCGCCGCATCGTTGATTCCGTTTTCAAATCGATCGGAAAGAATCCGCGACCCGCCTTCGAGACCAATTCGATCATCAATCTTTGCACGCAGGTGGGCTCGGGCTTATGGTCGAGCGTCGTGCCGCGCCCGTTGCTGGAGGCGATCGATCCGCCCGCAGGCGTTCGCGCGCTGCCGCTGATTCAGCCCGAGGTCGGGCGACTCGTCGGTCTTGTCACGCCCGATCGTGATCCGCCGTCGCCGCTTGCTGCGGCGCTGTTCCAATCGGCGCCGCGGCCGCAATTCAAGATGATGGCTGCGCTTTAG
- a CDS encoding OFA family MFS transporter: MASVDIKAGAHAAEASDSYRWLQLVLGVIAMVMIANYQYGWTFFVPDIQKTFGWKASDIQVAFTLFVLLETWLVPIEGWFVDRYGPRAVIAVGGVLCGVGWWMTSRATSLGGLDGYYAAMIVCGVGAGAVYGTCIGNALKWFPDRRGLAAGLTAAGFGAGSALTVAPIQNMIQSSGFQHTFLVFGVGQGIIIVILAFFLRAPDKGEAPATAANANVIQTRRMYAPNEIIGPTNWWIAAVAAIGLVGVAMWWTGHLFYFQLVLAAAIFIIGGGIVAARGQPVFILMYFMFVIVGAGGLMVTANLKPIASTLKIADTSVSIFALQMTAVTWAATVDRILNGLTRPFFGWVSDHIGRENTMFIAFAMEGIGIYLLYLWGHDPLWFVLLSGFVFFAWGEIYSLFPSTCTDTFGSKFAATNAGLLYTAKGTAALLTPFTNRIQEATGTWDTVFLIAAGANILAAVLAIAVLKPWRAKVIAQSATA, encoded by the coding sequence ATGGCTTCAGTCGACATAAAGGCCGGCGCGCACGCTGCCGAAGCGTCGGATTCCTATCGCTGGCTGCAGCTTGTCCTGGGCGTCATCGCCATGGTGATGATCGCCAACTATCAGTATGGCTGGACCTTCTTCGTTCCGGATATCCAGAAGACGTTCGGTTGGAAGGCGTCCGACATCCAGGTCGCCTTCACCTTGTTCGTGCTGCTCGAAACCTGGCTCGTGCCGATCGAGGGCTGGTTCGTCGATCGCTACGGTCCGCGCGCAGTGATCGCCGTCGGCGGCGTTCTCTGCGGCGTCGGCTGGTGGATGACCTCGCGCGCAACCTCGCTCGGCGGCCTCGACGGTTATTACGCCGCGATGATCGTCTGCGGCGTCGGCGCCGGCGCGGTCTACGGCACCTGCATCGGCAATGCGCTGAAATGGTTTCCGGATCGCCGCGGCCTCGCAGCGGGTCTGACCGCCGCAGGATTCGGAGCGGGTTCGGCGCTGACCGTCGCGCCGATCCAGAACATGATCCAGTCGAGCGGATTCCAGCACACCTTCCTGGTGTTCGGCGTCGGCCAGGGGATCATCATCGTCATTCTCGCCTTCTTCCTGCGCGCGCCCGACAAGGGCGAGGCGCCTGCGACCGCAGCCAATGCGAATGTCATACAGACCCGGCGCATGTATGCGCCGAACGAGATCATCGGGCCGACGAATTGGTGGATCGCGGCTGTGGCCGCGATCGGACTCGTCGGCGTCGCAATGTGGTGGACAGGCCACCTGTTCTATTTCCAGCTTGTCCTCGCGGCCGCGATCTTCATCATCGGCGGCGGCATCGTCGCGGCGCGCGGCCAGCCTGTCTTCATCCTGATGTATTTCATGTTCGTCATCGTCGGCGCCGGCGGTCTCATGGTCACCGCGAACCTCAAGCCGATCGCTTCGACATTGAAGATCGCCGATACGTCGGTTTCGATCTTCGCGCTGCAAATGACGGCGGTGACCTGGGCCGCGACCGTAGATCGCATCCTCAACGGTTTGACGCGGCCGTTCTTCGGCTGGGTGTCGGATCATATCGGCCGCGAGAACACCATGTTCATCGCTTTCGCGATGGAGGGAATCGGCATCTATCTCCTTTACCTCTGGGGCCATGATCCGCTCTGGTTCGTGCTCCTGTCGGGCTTCGTGTTCTTTGCCTGGGGCGAGATCTATTCGCTCTTCCCATCGACCTGCACGGACACCTTCGGCTCGAAATTCGCCGCCACCAACGCCGGCCTTCTCTATACGGCGAAGGGAACGGCGGCCTTGCTGACGCCATTCACCAACCGCATCCAGGAAGCGACGGGAACATGGGATACCGTGTTTCTCATCGCCGCCGGCGCGAACATCCTCGCCGCCGTGCTGGCGATCGCCGTGCTCAAACCCTGGCGCGCCAAGGTGATCGCACAATCCGCGACGGCTTGA